The Centroberyx gerrardi isolate f3 chromosome 13, fCenGer3.hap1.cur.20231027, whole genome shotgun sequence genome contains the following window.
acattttaggtattcaGTTGACACTCCTATCCAGAGtgacaacagtagaataagcataATTCATtgatcaccaaaattacaagcaactaatAGTGAGGAGAGCAAAGATCAGGGCCTTGGTCATCTAGAGTGAAGTgttaggaaaagaaataagagctatGAAGAAAGACACAGGTAACCGTAAAGCTTTTGGAAATGCCGTCTCTGTCAAATCTCCGAGTCCGTTATCAAACCTAATatctctgctcttcctctgtccAGTCTAAAACGCTTTCCGGGTTACGACGCGGAGAGTAAAGAGTTCAACGCAGAGTTGCATCGGAAACACATCATGGGCATGAATGTGTCCGACTACATGTCTTACCTgatggaggaggacgaggaggccTACAAGAAACAGTTCTCACGCTTCATCAAGAACGGAGTCACGCCAGACACGGTAAGATGAGGGCCTTCACCCATGAAAATAGACAAAACAACTTCAGTAAATAATCTCTGTTGTTACGAAACTTGAACATAAATGACATGGATTAGATAATGACATGGAGTATATACATTTATCAGTCTGAATTAGTTTGTCAGCGATTGTTTGTGGTCGCTGGTTTCTGCTTCTTGATGATGATACCAAAGACACTGAGCAAAATGTAGTTGGTCCTTCATTTGCATTGGCTGATGTTCACTGTTCTTTCAAGACGGGGCTGAGAGAAGCAAGGCGAGTCACAGCCGGGCAGTGAAATGTCCAGAGTTGCATAACcagaatcattgttttttttgttttttttttcaggtagAAGAGATGTACAAAAAAGCGCACGCCGGCATCAGAGCAAATCCCATACACGAAAAGAAACCTAAAAAAGACGTCAAGAAGAAGAGGTGGGTTACTCATTTTCATATCCTTGTTGCCTGTTTATTCATTTCTTTAAAGATTCTGAAAACAAGTCGAGGAGATGTTGGAACACATCAAAAAGTTGCATGGTGCATTTTCTTTTGGAAGTATTTACAAATGACTCTTAAATGTCAACTGATACTAGAGTCCCGCATCACATTATTGATACCCGGGGGAAAATAAACTGCCCTTATTCCCCGCCAAGTCCATGTTAAAGCAATGAATAGCTCTACTGGGACGATCCCAGTGTCGAGCGGATAACCATTTCCCTGCTCTGGTGCGCTGAATGTTAATGGAGCCGTTGTTCTCCCTCTTTCCGGCAGGTGGAATCGCGCCAAGTTATCTCTGGCACAGAGGAAGGACCGCGTCGCCCAGAAAAAGGCCAGCTTCTTACGAGCACAAGAACAAGAGGCAGGGGACGGTTAGAGACTCGGCCCGGCTCTGCCGTCACCGCGGCGTTCAGCTCCAAAGACACAACGCACCACATCATACTAATAAATTTATTTCAAACGCAAGTTTTTGTCTGTCTCAGTCACTGGTTAGTTGAATGGCTTAGATGCATTTTGAGttgtatacactaccagtcaaagttTGGACAACTGCttgaatgcagtgtttttcattctcttaaagccattttgatctaaaggcttatgcttaaatgcttgaaatgtgtttcttagacaaatataaatagtgaagttgatgcctaagtatgaatttctttccaaagcctttgcctttccatcaaggcaaagggcgactttaaagaatctaaaatataagagtTTTGATGTatcacttttttggtcactgcataattccatttttcattatgtagttttgatgtctttactattattctaaaatgtggaaaatagtaaaaataaaggaaaaggTGTCCAaacttgactggtagtgtatgtataAGTTTTTACATAATGTGAGAGCACAAGTTAAAGACGGAATGAATTGGACAAATTACAGTGAAGTGGTATGTGGTTTTATTGTGCAAAATCATGCTGGTTTCAACTTcaaaaagtaaacatttttacaatattgTAAATTCAACAGCAGCACTGACCATAAGCCTGTTCAGTTTTGTGGAACTGACATGCTTTACCGGTCATGTCTGTTTTCAAACGCATTCTTCCTCTTAAGTGGTTAAACAAGTCAGGGTATCAATATGCATAATTATCTGGATTGGTCAATGCAGTCACAGTTATGTCATAGCGATTTCTTGAAGAAATCGTGGAcaatcaggttttttttttttttttacagcattcAAATATGGCCTCGCAAGATTTGATGAGGACGAATTAGACCTTCACCAGTGGTAAACATTCATAAAATTTGTTTTCAGCATGATCTCTTGTTTATGGCACCATGACAGGGgaaaaccaaaaataaaatgtgacacaTTACAAATGTTTCTAGTGACAAATATAGGTAGATATCATTCACAAACCAAATGAAATGTACATAGTAATTCATATTTCTCATTGTGTCACTGATGCAGCATCGTCAGTGTCACCAGGGTTAAAGATGTAAAATACAGCATAGTCAAGTACACTGACCTACGACATGATCCCTATGGAATACTGAAATAGAAATATCACATTGTCCGTTTTGAAGTCTCACTTTGTCATACTTCAACAGTGCAATTCAATTATACTTCAAACTGGTGGTTTGTACAACTACAATCACTTTGAATTTGACATCCTTATGTTCCTAAATGGAATAAACTCTTTAATGAGCCACGTCGGCCCATAAATAACAGCATGATTTTGTGTCAAAAACAGTGATTTTGTGTCTCAGCTCTTGAGACTAACAACAGTAAAATCTCAGGTCTGTTTGTTCCCAGCATTGTCACTTAAACGTTCCAATGtggtgaaaaataaaatatattatggtTGTATGGTTTGAAGTGTGACTGATTGCAACGTGCAATCATTCGGTTCATTTTAGTCTTAAAATATTTCAAAGTAcaaggacatacagtatgtattaatCCCCAAGCTTTGTGAGGAATGACCAAACAGAAGAGAATTGGGATAGAGGAGGTAGAGTCTCCATCAGTCTGTTAGAGTTGATAAAAGTTACTTTATCAAATTTGCTACTCTTATTTCTTGTATCACAGCATCTTTACAATTCATTCCCCTCTTAGATAGCCGACTAGAGCATGAACACATCTACGATCTCCCTCCCCTCATCATGAGTCCTTGGTGTGTGAGATCTGTCTCCACAGCAGAGCCTTGAGGTTGTTGAGGATGAGCGAGTGCTCCATGTTCATCTGTCCAGCGTTTCCCCTGAGGGCCATGCAGGCGTACAGctgcctctccagctcctcgCTCAGGCCTGACGGCGCCCCGCGCAGGAGATAGTCTTTCAGCGCACTGCACGCCTTCGCCAAGTTTGGCTGGATTGGGTCCTCCCTGCAGCGCTTCTCTGCCATGTCGCAGGACGTCTGGCAGTCCACCCCGTACACGCAGTCGGCGTCCGTCTCGCACTTCAGCGCCCGCATGGTGCGCCGGAACTCGTCCTCGGGAACGACCGCTCGCGTGTCGGTAAGCCGGAGCTCGTGGCGGTCGGTGTAGCCGAAGTGCGCCGCGGCGAGGTCGCAGATGAGGAAGCTGCCGTAGGTCCCGTGGAAGATGTCTTCCACCAGCTCCAGCAGGCCCATGGAGATCTTGGCTTTGCGAGGCCAGGAGGGGGTGAACCACTGGTCCATGCTGCGCTGCACCCCGCTGGGCACCCAAGACACCAGCGGCCAGGGTAAGGACAAACCGTACAGAGGCCCATAGGGAACGCGCTCCGTCATGTACAGGTCCCCGCAGTAGCCCAGAAGGCGAGGAGTGTGTCCGCGGTCCTGGAGCAGCAGGCCCAGCAACACCTCAGGTAAGGAACAAAGCAGAGATCTGTAAATGTGTCTGACCACAGAGCTAGAACCAGGTCTGACACCAGTTTCCTGTTTGCAGCTGCGCTTTTCTCTGGTGAGCGACAAGAGATCATGGTTAGGTTTGTGTATTTGCTGCTCAGAATAgttgtttacttgtttattcAATGTCCTATCATTATACCTCATCCATCTGGAGGAGGGCCCAGGTAGAGCGGGCCTCCGGCAGGGACACCCTTCCATCCTTGTTGCCATCGGCAACAGAGAGGATCTGGCTGACCAGGCTGGCAAGGTTAGCCTGCTCTCCCAGCTTAGACTgaggatgggtggatggatagagaaagaaaaacagagggatTAGAATCAGGAAGAAGGAAAATGTATGTCCTTTTAttttcctgctgctgttgtaAGGTAAGGTTTTAAAATGTTGACTTGACTGTCAACAGTGTCTTCCAACAGAATACAACTGACCAGAGGGTTATTTTAGACTTTAGTACATCATATAGAAAACAACCCTCCACTCCATTGTGTCTGCTCCTTAAATTTACAGACCAAATCATTCTCTTATAGGTTCTCTCAAATATTTGGTTGTATGTAAACCTTTTTGACTAAAACAGCCCTTTGGCCACTGTCCCATACCTTGAGGTGATTGAGGACCATCTCTCTGAACTTCTCCACTGATGTGCCTCTGGTGGGCTTGTCGAAGACGGGGGCCTCTCTCCGTGGCTCCGGCTCCTCGCCCAGCTCGTAGTGCAGCACCTCCCCCAGCTTACAGCGGATCATCCCATCATGGTCCCCCCAGCTCCCTGTGTACACCTGGGAAACAACAGAATGACAAGCAAACATTTAACATACTTTCAGTTGCATTGCCTTTGTTGTGGTAAATAAAGGCCCTGTTCATTATTTAGTTTTACAGTATGTGAAATTGTCTCCTACCTGGTTGTTAGGCAATGTCGACAGACACCTGCCCATATACAGAGTCTCTTTATCACACAGGCTACTGCAGGCAGAGCCATCGATGATTCCCTTCCTGTATTTATCAcactgagagaggaagagagagaagagagagtgcaGCATCTGTTAGCATCTGTGTCATTTTATTCAGCAACATTGGGGAACTGCTCTCTGTTTCGGACCCTCACATGGTGTCATactacaaacacaacacaagggGGAAGTATTTACTCAAGTACGTTTTAGTTGCAATACTGAGAGCCCACTACAGCCTGAGCTCTACTCAAGTTTAGTTGTCCATGGGTTTGTTAAGCTTGTTATGCAAGTCAGCAACCACAGCTGAATTCCTGAGGTTGACATGATATTATGACAACCTGTGCTCTCTAGGTGTTGGACATACACAGATGGGTCATGGTGTATGATCAGTGAGCTTAGAAATCCACAACCAAATCACTGAACAGTATAACAGAAACCGAAAGAGATGAACAGGCGAACAGTCACTCACAATGGCGTTCTTGCACTCGTGTcctctgcacagctctgtgtagGTGGAGTACTGCACATACAGCACCCAGCTCCCCACCAGCACCGTCAGCCACGTCAGGAACAGGTACTTCACCCGCACAAAGGAGATCCGAGCCTGCGAAGGGCAAGcgggaaaacaaacaacacatacaAAGATGAAAATTGAAATCCTGAGAATGCATCTACTGAAAGACTGGGAATCCCACGACAGCCGGGTGCAAACAGACACTGATGACAGAATCCTGCCATCGCCTTCAAGTGAAGCTGACAGAGAAAAGAGTCTAAAAGTCTTAACCATCACATTCGGCCTGCTGTGCAAGATTTCACATTTGCAATGTCATGTTGTTTTCAGATGATTTTTCTGTGCATCCAGTTTCAGATGCACTCCCAGGGTGCTGATCCATGCACCTTAACAGAAATTTGCACTTCCTCATCAACCCTGATCACATAataggttaccatggtgacaaCATGGAGGGTGTCCCATAACAAGGTATTGACTGGCTGACCAGTCACTATCCACAACAATAGCTCACTGAGCCGGGAACTCTCGGCTCCGAGGTAAAGCACGAGTTCCAGGCGGTCTAACGTGACGCGCCACTCGAGTTATAGCCcgtaaaaataaattaaattacagcCTATGTCACAGGATTCACACATCACATGTCTCGCAATGTCCCCTTGCTctcactgtatgtgaggtcctgggGTCCCTGTGTCGTGTGTGCAAGTATGtactgttatttattttcacagccTTAAAACATAGAAGTGATGtgataaaaaacataaaataggataaaaaaaatccaagggcTCATAGAAACATCTCACttcaaataaaccaaaaaacacTAAACAAAAGGATGAAGATGACAGGCAAAGGCACAACTGAATTGGATGCCAGAATCAAAGACAACAAAGGACAACATGATGGAAAACAGCAGAACAAGACAGTCTAAATGACAATTAGATTATAtatgaaatacaataaataaaaaaaattggcaCAATGGAGCAGATTAAGTCATTGggaagtgtgaatgtgtgttagcATGTTTGTACGGgtcgaaagagagagagagacagaaggagattGTCAAAGAACTTGTGTGTCGAGTTACTGAGCTAAAACTTGCTACTGTATCTAAGCTGTTGATTTGTCCCTGCACCaaatgtcaccaaaacaaaGTTGCAGTTATAAAGTTATTCTCCAAGTACTGTTACTGCACTTGGAGAACAAAGTGGTTTTGATTCTCACTCTGATTACATGGCAAGAACAGCTTATGTGCTGCATGTAGGCCGAGTTCTGTGTTTGTAAtgtcagctgctgctgccagatCCCACCAAAATATGAACGCAGTGAGGGAGGGACAGTCAAGCTTAGGATCCTTCTGTTTTGGGTCCATGACAGCTCATCTCCAcattaacatacacacagagttaTTATAAAATGTCTAATTATGATCATATGGTTTGATTCACCATAGATTGTTAAGGAATATGGCTTTTGAGCATGAGAAAGCCCTATTGAAGacacaggcttttttttttttcagggagtTTGTTTACACAAATTATGTAATGCACTCCCACTGTGAACTACTGACTTTAAGGAAAAGGTAAGGGAGGTAATGGAAAACCACCAtttttctgccccccccccccccacctctcctccttggCGCATTTCACCAAATTGCCCAATAGTAGCAGGAGgctgtttctttatttttgagTTAGAGCTTTAAAAGGAGGTTCAGGTTAAGAGCTGGAGAGACGGGCCCTCTGCAGAGCTGCTAGTGTCCCGgacagatggacaaacagaTAGTGGGCCTTCAGGGACTGGGCCTTAACTGGAGGCATCAGGGGAATACAAAGCAACTGCACACTGCTATCAGATCTGACCCCTTTaacatgtatacatgtatgtatgtatgtatgtatgtatgtgctgtAAATAGAATCAGTGTGTCTGGTATGTGctttaaacacagacacagacagtgtGGCGAGATAAAAAGACACACATGATGAGTGAGTGACTCCAAGTCATGTGTGTACACTGTTTGCACGATGTAGCTTGTGTTGGGGAAGGAATGCACTTTGTAGGCGTACTTCTGGAACAACCTGTGTTTGCTGAGTAGTGCATCTCGCTAGTAGTGTGATTCACTACTCAGTATGTCGGtagtgtgtgtcagcgtgtctTTGTATGCGCACATACACTAAAGTCCCATTTGAAGAGTTGAAGCCATTGAAGAGTTTATTCCCTCGGTTACTCCCTATGACATTTTACCATTTCTCTTTACTTCCTTTAAGTCGATATGTAGTGTCTGTCTTAGCTAAACAGAGACTCTTTAAAATGCTCTGTAATATGTGTGGCCCACAAAACAGCGGAAACTGCacataaaaactgaaatgctAATATTAAAAAGGAGATCCTACAGTGGTTGCTCAaagcaggaaagagaaaggcagaagtTCACATAAGTTGAAACCAGCttttgagtctttttttttttaaacgtggGCCTAAAAGCTTTGAGATTAAATGATTCTGTGGAAGACAGCTTTCAACCAGAGGGGTGTGGTGAAGCCTAATACACGAGCTGTGAGATTCATGTGTTGATTTGGACCTCTAAGCAAACCAGACACCTTGACCTGTAATGGACCTAGGTACCCTGCCACTGCcaacacatttttgtatgtcTCTGAAAACCAACTGGCCCACTAATAACACAAAGCCTTGCTGTTAGCTTTCCTACCAGGAAAGAGTTTGAATTATTTTGGTGTGTTGACCTCTAAATGTAAAAGCACAAATTAATTTGATTGTAAGCTCAGTAGTCTAAGTAAAGCACTAAATAGTTAAAATATCATATAAACTCCTAATGTGCATAGTATAATTAAATTGTCATCCTCTTTGAATATGCATTTATCTCTGTGCCAATGTAAACACAGAAGCAACACAGACTGCGGCCATAAATTGAAGTAGACCTGGCTCACCTTCCCTGTGTAGAGATAACCTCAGTAGGAAACATGACCTTGGTAAGAGCTGTTAATGTAACTTGCTGGCTTGCCTTGCCAAGAAAACCAATTCTGcacagagcagtgtgtgtgtgtgtgtgtgtgtgtgagagagaggggtggggaaTTACTTTAACAAGCACAGGTTGATTAGTAGTCTAAAAACCTGTGAGGTTTTTAAGGATAGGCTTCTCTTCCTGCATTAACCCGGTACACCTGCAGCCCCCCTGGTCATTCTGAAATTTATTTGCAGGTTCTTCAGCAGGTCCCATGTTACCCCAGCTTTAGCTACATATTCATCAAAAGAATGACATGAGAGCAATGTCCATCACTTAAGGTCACAGTGTTGCTCCGGAAACGCTGGTTATTGTGGTTAGGTGTTGGCTAATGCCAGAAGAATTTCAACATTCTCCTCTGCAAACATATTTCATCTTCTGACCAAGCACACAGCTCAGATTTCAGCACATCGCAGTCATCACAACATTTCACTAGACCATGCTCAAAGTTGGGATTTGGCTCTACTGTATTTTGGAATGCAGCTAAATGCCGATTCTTCCCTAGAGCAAATGCAGCCCTATATTCCCTTCTTCTTGCACTAAGCTCCTTACAGTATTGGGAGTAGTTCCTGGCAGCAGGCCACCGGTGCCCAATAAGGCGAGTTCAAACCCTATTATCCAACCAAAAGGATTATTCCTGCTGTGGCACTATTGGATATGATGCAACTACAGAATCAACTGTGGGCTCTACCTGCAAGTCTTGACAGTTTCTCAGTCAAAGGtaaggtgaaaaaaacaacccaCTCCCAATGAAGTGAGATGAAATAGTCCCAGTAGGGATAGGAGCCTGGAGAGTCCTTTGATGGATTACCCCCATGTCTCCTCAGAGTCTCCATGACTAATTACATACCCCAACTTATAAACTTGTCATCACTGTATGCAGctagtatacacacacacacacacacacacacacacacacacacacacacacacacacacacacaactgtataAAACGGGGTACCAGTGGGCCTACAGACGAGCATATTTTGTACTGACCACTGTGGATCAGCAGTATGGCTGTCAACTTAATCTTTAATCAGCAGTCACATTCCTCGGGTATGTAGAAACAGCATGTTAGTCAACAGACAGAAAGCTCTCATAGCCTGCAATAATATCCACCAAGGCAGTGTGAGGAGGTAATGTTTTGGATCGGGACGCACTGCCGTCCCAGCGGCTGTCAATCTGAAGTGACACCACGACGACCTCATTACAGATGCACGGCGGTCTGTCAATTTAAACCCCGCAGTACATAATTAACGTTAGAAAAGAAAGCAGACAGCAGTATTACCTGGAAGTAGAATGACTTTTTCACCCAGGCCCGTGGAAACAGACCCTTCGCCATCACAAAAATAGATCATCTCAATACGTGGACCTGGCTGCGGGAGATCATCCAAAATACATGGGAGATTCCGAGCTCAGAATAATGCGGCTCCCAGTTGGTCTACCATTGCCTCATTTACAAAATCGAtacaaaatgaatgcaaaatctGATTTGAATCCCTGTATTATCCCCGTCCCCCGATAGATGATTTATTTTATCCGCGTAGACGACTCTGCTATTGCACTTTCTCTGCGTTGCTTCTTTGCTCCTGCAGCTGCTGTGCTGATCTCAAGCAACATACCTCAAGCTAAGCAGAGGTTCAGGGCGCAGGCGCGATTTGTTCGGCTACCATACATTCACAAAATAGCTTGGAGGTTTTCAGATAGTCAACCAAAGTGAAGGCAGTGTGTGTCGAATTGCATCCAAAATAACTGCCCTAACTTTAATTGGTTCATTACTTGTAACTATCCTGTGGTTGTGTCGCTGTCAATTGAACCAGcatgaataaatataaaacttCCGGTcacactttcaaaataaaactctctGAAAATGTATTGCAACATCCAAAATACGATTTCCGGTCcgaactttcaaaataaaagctgacGTGTCTCGAGCACATGATAGCGCCTGCAAGTGGTCACACTTTGTACACGTTTATCAAAAACTTACTTGTTAAACttcaatgattttttttggcattttgaatAGCTGTAGCTGTGTAGCTTGCGGCTACCCAAATTTTACCCCGTAAAGATACATGAACATTCGTGTTTCTGAGTCCTTGTATTTTAACTGCTTTCCCCGTACAACACAAGAAGGAAAGCATAAGGTCAGCCTACTATTCAAAGGTGTTCGACCAAAATAAATATGGCTTATGCTGcttgtgggggtggaggtgtcCCGTTCAGCAATGCCCTGCCTACAATTTCAAATGTATGAAAAAAAGGTGAGCGTGTAGCAACAACAAGCAGCACTCGTTTGAGCGCTTCCCATAATGCACTCCCGGATCATCAGCGGGAAACCAAAATGGCGAACGCACTGGGGGAAAATGAACCGTTTGTTATTTTCTGAAGAACGCACGAGCGCTGAAAATCTTCCCGTCACACTTTCTAGATAACTTCAACCATAGACGGGGCGAGATAACCGTGGTCGCTTCCACCCAGATATTTCTTCGTACCAGTCATTTGTACAAGCGGAGGTGACCGAATGAGGTATTGTTGTCATCTAACTTACATCACCATGTTTTCCTCCTTTTGGGGGGTGTGGGTCCGAGGGTCTTTTGGCTAGCGACCTGCCTGACAGTTATGCCTTTACATGTGGATTatttactgtaactgtaagGCCTGCGAACTTTTTCATACACAAAATATCATTTCAGCTCGTAACGTTATCGCAAAGTTTGTGTCCTTTCATCCTCTTTAGTGGCCCTAATGTTGACCATGTTCACTCAGCGCCCGAACAAAGGGAGGCTCGGACTGACGGACAGTGCAGAGAGGGAAATGCTAGCctaactgtaaaataaagcctACTTTCCCCAGCGAATCTCGTGAAAACCGTTTGTCCAGCGCAATATAAAAGTGTAAAGTAACATTTGTATGATTACGACTGACAGCTGTCCTCGGCACTCACTTGTCAGTTAATTCTCGGTTAATTTTGTCCAATAATCTTGACCGTGTCCCCAACTGCCTgcaattaattttgttttttcacgtGGGATGCACTTCATAGCACAATGCGGCGTGCCCTGTACACAGCTTACTGGCCGCGGCTGCCATTAATTACAAATTATCACCTGTTATTTTAGTAGAATCACCTGTTGTTGGCCTATCAAGAGGCCACATGATGGAGCACTGTGAATAATTTGTGTCCACTGGGTGGGAAAATGGCACGTGTGATGTCCTGTCTTATTCACCACCAGTCTTAGTTTTGTAAAATCTTGTATCAGTGTTTTAATACTATTGCACATGTATGCAAGACACAAAATTCTAAAATTTCACATCTAATTATTGATTGCTAAATGGCACACCAAGCCGACAGTCACTATACAGGTGGAAAATTGCTAAAAAATTGGGTTAAGGGCACAGAATAAGTACACAGTATCACctaaaataatgtcaaaatatcacTCACTTCAATCCCCGTCCTAAGtgcacaaatctctctctctctctatcttcctatccccacccttccctctctccccgttGTCTCCCGCCTGTCCAGAGACTCGGCGGCTGTggaccacctgtctgtccatcagAGAGCTCACccccagcggcagcagcaggcggCACCCCTGTCCCCCGCCAGCCTTTCTGCCAGGGAAGAGTATGGAGAGGACGCCATGTCTGACAGGTTCACAGAGGGACAGGACGTCTTGGCCCGGTGGTCGGACGGCTTGTTCTACTTGGGAACTATCACAAAGGTAAGTGTGAGGGAAACGCTCCGtggttgttgg
Protein-coding sequences here:
- the dipk1aa gene encoding divergent protein kinase domain 1A; translated protein: MAKGLFPRAWVKKSFYFQARISFVRVKYLFLTWLTVLVGSWVLYVQYSTYTELCRGHECKNAICDKYRKGIIDGSACSSLCDKETLYMGRCLSTLPNNQVYTGSWGDHDGMIRCKLGEVLHYELGEEPEPRREAPVFDKPTRGTSVEKFREMVLNHLKSKLGEQANLASLVSQILSVADGNKDGRVSLPEARSTWALLQMDEVLLGLLLQDRGHTPRLLGYCGDLYMTERVPYGPLYGLSLPWPLVSWVPSGVQRSMDQWFTPSWPRKAKISMGLLELVEDIFHGTYGSFLICDLAAAHFGYTDRHELRLTDTRAVVPEDEFRRTMRALKCETDADCVYGVDCQTSCDMAEKRCREDPIQPNLAKACSALKDYLLRGAPSGLSEELERQLYACMALRGNAGQMNMEHSLILNNLKALLWRQISHTKDS